A part of Pseudomonas sp. HR96 genomic DNA contains:
- a CDS encoding GlxA family transcriptional regulator, whose product MTVRLVHVLTFADAQVLDVTGPLQVFASANDILRQRGVPAPYVASVVAAQAGPVRSSSGLALVAEALPEQASDTLIIAGGWGVYAASGDAALVAWINRHAQASRRVASVCSGAFLLAATGLLEGQRVVTHWSRCEELARRYPGLQVEADSIYIQQGKLWTSAGVTAGIDLALALVEEDLGRALALEVARQLVVFLKRPGGQAQFSVALTQQQRDSRFGVLHEWIGQHLQEALPIARLAAQACMSERSFVRHYRAETGQTPARAIELIRVEAARRLLSDTAAPVKRIARQCGFGSEETLRRSFLRVMAVTPQAYRERFSG is encoded by the coding sequence ATGACTGTCAGGCTCGTCCACGTACTGACCTTTGCCGACGCCCAGGTGCTGGACGTCACCGGCCCCTTGCAAGTGTTCGCCTCGGCCAACGACATTCTGCGCCAGCGCGGTGTGCCGGCCCCCTATGTGGCCAGCGTCGTGGCTGCCCAGGCTGGGCCGGTGCGTTCGTCTTCGGGCCTGGCGCTGGTCGCCGAGGCATTGCCGGAGCAGGCTTCGGATACGCTGATCATCGCCGGCGGCTGGGGCGTGTACGCCGCCTCGGGCGATGCGGCACTGGTGGCCTGGATCAACCGCCATGCCCAGGCGTCGCGGCGGGTCGCCTCGGTCTGCTCCGGGGCGTTTCTGTTGGCGGCCACCGGCTTGCTGGAAGGTCAGCGCGTGGTCACCCACTGGTCGCGCTGTGAAGAACTGGCGCGGCGCTACCCGGGTCTGCAAGTGGAGGCCGACTCGATCTACATCCAGCAGGGCAAGCTATGGACCTCGGCCGGGGTCACTGCCGGCATCGATCTGGCCCTGGCCCTGGTCGAGGAGGACCTCGGCCGAGCACTGGCGCTTGAGGTGGCGCGGCAACTGGTGGTTTTCCTCAAGCGCCCTGGCGGCCAGGCGCAGTTCAGCGTGGCGCTGACTCAGCAGCAACGCGACAGCCGCTTTGGGGTCCTGCATGAGTGGATTGGCCAGCATTTGCAGGAGGCGCTGCCCATTGCCCGGTTGGCCGCTCAGGCCTGCATGAGCGAGCGCAGTTTTGTCCGCCACTACCGCGCCGAAACCGGCCAGACCCCGGCGCGGGCCATCGAGCTGATCCGTGTGGAAGCGGCGCGGCGTTTGTTGAGCGACACGGCGGCGCCGGTCAAGCGCATCGCGCGGCAATGTGGCTTCGGCAGCGAGGAAACCTTGCGCAGAAGCTTCCTGCGGGTCATGGCCGTGACGCCGCAGGCCTACCGCGAGAGGTTTTCGGGCTGA
- a CDS encoding DJ-1/PfpI family protein translates to MTLHIGLLLFPEVQQLDLTGPYDLFAALPDVQVHLIWKDCTAVRSSTGLVLLADTRFADCPPLDVLCVPGGAGVEALMEDAQVLDFLRLQAASVRYLTSVCTGALVLGAAGLLRGRRATTHWAYHDLLAPLGAEPVAERVVRDGNLITGGGVTAGIDFALTLVAELFDEQTAQVLQLQIEYAPAPPFDAGSPATAPAAVLAQGWDNTAASRARRAEVVARAAARLG, encoded by the coding sequence ATGACCCTGCATATCGGCCTGCTGCTGTTTCCCGAGGTCCAGCAGCTGGACCTCACCGGCCCCTACGACCTGTTCGCCGCGTTGCCCGACGTGCAGGTGCATCTGATCTGGAAGGATTGCACCGCGGTGCGCTCGAGCACCGGGCTGGTGCTGCTGGCCGACACCCGCTTCGCCGACTGCCCGCCCCTGGATGTGTTGTGCGTGCCAGGCGGCGCCGGCGTGGAAGCTTTGATGGAAGATGCGCAGGTGCTGGATTTCCTGCGCCTGCAGGCTGCCAGCGTGCGCTATTTGACCTCGGTCTGCACCGGCGCCCTGGTGCTCGGTGCAGCCGGCCTGCTGCGCGGGCGGCGCGCGACCACCCATTGGGCCTATCACGACCTGTTGGCGCCATTGGGCGCCGAACCGGTGGCGGAGCGGGTGGTCCGCGATGGCAACCTGATTACCGGCGGGGGCGTCACCGCCGGGATCGACTTCGCCCTGACCCTGGTGGCCGAGCTGTTCGACGAGCAGACCGCCCAGGTACTGCAGCTGCAGATCGAATACGCGCCAGCGCCACCCTTCGATGCGGGCAGCCCGGCGACGGCACCGGCGGCCGTGTTGGCCCAGGGCTGGGACAATACCGCAGCATCGCGGGCACGGCGCGCCGAGGTGGTGGCCAGGGCGGCCGCGCGGCTTGGCTGA
- the gvpU gene encoding gas vesicle accessory protein GvpU has protein sequence MTDSTAASDPSATPADILADTGFVKQEWEGRQTDWLLQWFVQFVNKTPLEVGITLSIGGGLVSGTLISHHQYFEELAADFSKPFEAFDGPEAEHVKDLVLGFITPPTPAGEREPAMQFLHLRDARLYSAGGEAIPSKGALWRGKIAAVDGFSMGGLSANQT, from the coding sequence ATGACCGACAGCACGGCAGCATCCGACCCGAGCGCAACGCCCGCCGACATCCTCGCTGACACCGGTTTCGTCAAGCAGGAATGGGAAGGGCGGCAGACCGACTGGCTGCTGCAATGGTTCGTCCAGTTCGTCAACAAGACCCCCCTGGAAGTGGGTATCACCCTGTCCATCGGCGGTGGCCTGGTGTCGGGCACGCTGATTTCCCACCACCAGTACTTCGAGGAACTGGCGGCGGACTTCTCCAAGCCCTTCGAAGCTTTCGACGGCCCCGAGGCCGAGCACGTCAAGGATTTGGTGCTGGGCTTCATCACGCCGCCGACGCCGGCGGGCGAGCGCGAGCCGGCGATGCAGTTCCTGCACCTGCGCGACGCCCGCCTGTACTCGGCAGGCGGCGAAGCCATCCCCAGCAAGGGCGCCCTGTGGCGCGGCAAGATCGCCGCAGTGGACGGTTTTTCCATGGGTGGGTTGAGCGCCAACCAGACTTGA
- a CDS encoding FUSC family protein, translating into MPDSSPPRQWLLALACMPALLIILLFGLFTGQLGSSLIALGGAFTVGFGAFKKFSDYPLAPMVIVTLGISGSAWLGSLAGNHLASMLLVAALWAALCAWMVAVEDALWWIVLQWAITLFVAGAYPGGLAQADHRALMVLAGGAVQVATFTCFQKALYRAQWTLRHHAVRANWQRIRSDFQDHFRLRRYGLYAASVVVLCLLVVHLTGLRYGYWAPMTALIILKLHPRDTLNKGVQRLLGTLGGCLVATLIARLDAGFGVLACASLASAYIAYGLQNGRYSVFTVFVTATAVLTVALGGTPEWQAALERAVATLLGGGLAICLLAFETWLAGRLHPRRRTPDGPAIDG; encoded by the coding sequence ATGCCTGATTCCTCTCCACCTCGCCAGTGGCTGCTCGCCCTGGCGTGTATGCCCGCCCTGTTGATCATCCTGCTTTTCGGCCTGTTCACCGGCCAGCTGGGCTCCAGCCTGATCGCCCTGGGTGGAGCCTTCACCGTGGGCTTTGGCGCCTTCAAGAAGTTCTCCGACTACCCGCTGGCGCCGATGGTGATCGTTACCCTGGGCATCAGCGGCTCGGCGTGGCTGGGCTCGCTGGCGGGCAACCACCTGGCCTCGATGCTACTGGTGGCGGCGCTGTGGGCGGCGCTCTGCGCGTGGATGGTGGCGGTGGAGGACGCCCTGTGGTGGATCGTGCTGCAGTGGGCGATCACCTTGTTCGTCGCCGGTGCCTACCCGGGTGGGCTGGCCCAGGCCGATCACCGGGCGCTGATGGTGCTGGCCGGCGGGGCCGTACAGGTGGCCACTTTCACCTGCTTTCAGAAGGCCTTGTATCGCGCGCAATGGACCCTGCGCCATCACGCCGTGCGAGCCAACTGGCAACGCATCCGCAGCGACTTTCAGGACCATTTCCGCCTGCGTCGCTACGGCCTGTACGCCGCCTCCGTGGTGGTCCTTTGCCTGCTTGTCGTGCATCTGACCGGGCTGCGCTACGGCTACTGGGCGCCGATGACCGCGCTCATCATTCTCAAATTGCACCCTCGGGATACCTTGAACAAGGGCGTGCAGCGTTTGCTCGGCACACTGGGCGGTTGCCTGGTTGCCACGCTGATTGCGCGCCTGGACGCCGGCTTCGGCGTGCTGGCCTGCGCCAGCCTGGCCAGCGCCTATATCGCGTATGGCCTGCAGAATGGGCGTTACAGTGTTTTCACCGTGTTCGTCACCGCCACCGCCGTGCTGACCGTGGCGCTGGGCGGTACGCCAGAGTGGCAGGCGGCCCTGGAACGGGCCGTGGCGACCCTGTTGGGCGGGGGACTGGCGATCTGCCTACTGGCGTTCGAAACCTGGCTGGCCGGGCGCCTGCACCCGCGCCGGAGGACCCCGGACGGGCCGGCGATCGACGGCTGA
- a CDS encoding DUF4174 domain-containing protein — protein MLSRFFTFTALLTALVVTPVMAADDSPLVKDRGQYRPLIIIARTSADPAITEAKKALADPVTAKAFKDRSMVLYTVAGTIGQRDGKYLDPQPTMAMIRELKLGASDSAWVVLVGKDGEKKLEDKGSVDFKKIFDTIDQMPMAEKEAAAAPAEAPAKPAAAGKNAKGGKNAKPAPAEDDAPPSGLDD, from the coding sequence ATGCTCAGCCGGTTTTTCACCTTCACGGCCCTGCTCACCGCTCTGGTGGTCACCCCGGTCATGGCTGCCGACGATTCACCCCTGGTCAAGGATCGCGGCCAGTATCGCCCGTTGATCATCATCGCCCGCACCAGCGCCGACCCGGCGATCACCGAAGCCAAAAAGGCCCTGGCCGATCCTGTCACCGCCAAGGCTTTCAAGGACCGCAGCATGGTGCTCTACACCGTCGCCGGCACCATCGGCCAGCGTGACGGCAAGTACCTCGACCCCCAGCCGACCATGGCCATGATCCGCGAGCTCAAGCTGGGCGCCAGCGACTCGGCCTGGGTGGTGCTGGTGGGCAAGGACGGCGAGAAGAAGCTCGAAGACAAGGGCAGCGTCGACTTCAAGAAGATCTTCGACACCATCGACCAGATGCCCATGGCCGAGAAGGAAGCCGCAGCAGCCCCGGCCGAAGCACCGGCCAAACCCGCCGCCGCCGGCAAGAACGCCAAGGGCGGCAAGAACGCCAAGCCGGCTCCGGCAGAAGACGACGCACCCCCTTCGGGCCTGGACGACTGA
- a CDS encoding LysR substrate-binding domain-containing protein, whose protein sequence is MKKFDLDQLAIFVAVADAGSFVRGAEWVHRSQSAVSMQIKSLEALTGRPLFARTTRNLALTADGQTLLGYARRLLQLRDQAWGAVVHPQLTGRVAIGVPDDYAATLLPPVLRRFSASYPGVDIEVVGLPSYALLPLLRNNRLDLACMTRIDGVSGEFVRNEPMIWAGSAQNRQIGHERPLPIAVFGAGSTSRTQAIRALQEAGIAYRMSYESPSLMGLLSMVDAGLAVAPLARCAVPERLIHLGTGEGLPALPALEVVLARSARSTRPPCDFLAEQILLELRL, encoded by the coding sequence TTGAAAAAATTCGATCTGGACCAGCTGGCCATCTTCGTTGCCGTGGCCGATGCCGGCAGTTTCGTGCGCGGCGCCGAATGGGTACACCGTTCGCAGTCAGCCGTGAGCATGCAGATCAAAAGCCTGGAGGCACTCACGGGCCGGCCCTTGTTCGCCCGCACTACGCGCAACCTGGCGCTCACTGCCGATGGCCAGACCCTGCTCGGCTATGCCCGGCGGCTGTTGCAGCTGCGCGACCAGGCCTGGGGGGCGGTGGTGCATCCGCAACTGACCGGCCGGGTCGCCATCGGCGTGCCGGACGACTACGCCGCCACCTTGCTGCCGCCGGTGCTGCGACGTTTCTCGGCGAGCTACCCGGGGGTCGACATCGAAGTGGTGGGCCTGCCCAGTTACGCGCTGCTGCCGCTGCTGCGCAACAACCGCCTGGACCTGGCCTGCATGACCCGCATCGACGGCGTCAGCGGCGAATTCGTGCGCAATGAGCCGATGATCTGGGCGGGCTCGGCGCAAAACCGCCAGATCGGCCATGAGCGACCACTGCCGATTGCGGTGTTCGGCGCCGGCAGCACCTCGCGCACCCAGGCCATCCGCGCCTTGCAGGAGGCCGGTATCGCCTACCGCATGTCCTATGAAAGTCCGAGCCTGATGGGCCTGCTGAGCATGGTCGACGCCGGGCTGGCGGTGGCGCCGCTGGCGCGCTGCGCGGTGCCCGAGCGCCTGATACATCTGGGTACAGGGGAAGGCTTGCCCGCTCTCCCGGCGCTTGAAGTAGTATTGGCCCGCAGTGCCCGTTCCACACGGCCACCCTGCGACTTCCTGGCCGAGCAGATTCTCCTCGAATTGCGCCTGTAA